A single region of the Vigna radiata var. radiata cultivar VC1973A unplaced genomic scaffold, Vradiata_ver6 scaffold_230, whole genome shotgun sequence genome encodes:
- the LOC106753192 gene encoding NF-X1-type zinc finger protein NFXL2-like, whose product MNRQHNNKAEGVSSSSRFYLHIWFFNNLRKKDSSFDMPHKCHYGACHPSRLPCAKEYQCGHTCKLRCHGPKPPPKPEFTPKPKKKKIIQQSEGVPGTPCPPCPELVWRSCADRMMVCSDKSQFSCENLCGNPLPCGNHYCTKTCHALDSQL is encoded by the exons ATGAACCGCCAGCACAACAATAAAGCAGAG GgcgtttcttcttcttctcgtttCTACCTTCACATTTGGTTTTTCAATAATCTGCGAAAGAAGGACTCATCCTTTGATATG CCGCATAAATGCCATTATGGAGCCTGCCATCCTAGTCGGCTACCTTGTGCCAAAGAGTATCAATGTGGCCATACATGCAAATTAAG GTGTCATGGTCCTAAGCCTCCTCCTAAACCAGAGTTTACTCCgaaaccaaagaaaaagaagattatACAACAAAGTGAAGGTGTTCCTGGCACTCCATGCCCTCCTTGCCCTGAACTTGTGTGGAGATCATGTGCTGACAGAATG ATGGTTTGCTCTGATAAATCGCAGTTCTCCTGTGAAAATTTATGTGGTAACCCTCTACCATGTGGCAATCATTATTGTACAAAAACCTGTCATGCCTTGGATAGCCAATTATGA
- the LOC106753187 gene encoding uncharacterized protein LOC106753187 translates to MAGLIQNSLPVFDGKNFEDWCVKMDAILGFQEIDEIAKVGFKEPAKNDTEETKKAYKENKKLDCKARMILHQCISATIFQKVSKATTAKETWEILQDGYGSAGNVKEIRLQSLRRQYELLKMEEQETVDGYIGRIQMVVNAMRACDKVVKDKKIVHKILRTLTPQYDHIVVAIMENRDLEKLKIEELQNSLEIHEQRLLERKTAEQDAVQNINQALQAKTQRGRGTDRGRGRRGGRGGKFGHYSSECWHNENAKKGTNEEANLVKEELESDSDNVLLMTISGNNDKERTVQNRHVQRRNSVGDECAEKVGETEYVSLAGQTLHAKEEDTTWYLDTGCSNHMTGNRKWLLDLDTSVKGTIRFADNRYIRTEGSGKVMITRKNGRPVFIHNVWYVPTIKNNLLSLG, encoded by the exons ATGGCAGGCTTAATCCAGAACAGTCTACCAGTATTCGACGGGAAAAACTTTGAAGATTGGTGCGTCAAGATGGACGCAATCCTCGGGTTTCAGGAGATTGATGAAATTGCCAAGGTCGGATTCAAAGAACCTGCAAAGAACGATACAGAAGAAACCAAGAAGGCGTATAAAGAGAATAAGAAGTTGGACTGTAAGGCACGCATGATTTTACATCAATGCATTTCGGCAACGATATTCCAGAAAGTATCTAAGGCTACTACGGCTAAAGAGACATGGGAAATTTTACAAGATGGGTATGGATCTGCGGGAAACGTGAAGGAGATCAGACTTCAATCACTACGACGTCAATATGAACTACTGAAAATGGAAGAACAAGAAACTGTTGATGGGTACATAGGCAGAATCCAGATGGTTGTTAACGCAATGCGTGCGTGCGACAAGGTTGTCAAGGACAAGAAGATTGTCCACAAAATTCTAAGAACCTTAACGCCTCAATACGATCACATCGTCGTCGCCATTATGGAAAACAGAGATTTGgaaaaattaaagattgaaGAGTTACAAAACTCTCTTGAAATCCACGAACAGCGATTGCTAGAGAGAAAGACTGCAGAACAAGATGCAGTACAGAACATCAATCAGGCGTTGCAAGCCAAGACTCAAAGGGGTCGTGGAACCGACAGAGGAAGAGGCAGAAGAGGTGGTCGTGGAGG CAAGTTTGGCCACTATTCATCTGAATGTTGGCACAACGAGAACGCCAAGAAAGGAACGAATGAAGAGGCGAATCTGGTCAAGGAAGAATTAGAATCTGATTCTGATAATGTGCTGTTAATGACAATTTCAGGAAACAATGATAAAGAAAGAACTGTGCAGAATAGACACGTTCAAAGAAGAAACAGTGTTGGTGACGAGTGTGCAGAGAAGGTAGGTGAGACAGAATACGTGTCACTTGCTGGGCAAACACTCCATGCAAAGGAAGAAGACACAACGTGGTACTTGGACACGGGTTGCTCCAACCACATGACAGGTAATAGAAAATGGTTGCTTGATTTAGACACCAGTGTGAAAGGCACAATACGTTTCGCAGATAATAGATATATTAGAACTGAAGGGTCAGGCAAGGTTATGATCACTCGGAAAAATGGCAGACCAGTGTTTATACACAATGTGTGGTATGTGCCCACTATAAAGAATAATCTCCTCAGTCTCGGTTAG